AGCCAGCCAAAAAGCTCGTCATCGTCACGGAAAAGATTCTGCTGAAAAAGATCGCCGATATCATCGAAGAAGCCGGGGCAACGGGTTATACGGTTCTGGAAACTGGCGGTAAAGGCAGTCGCAACGTGCGCTCGTCGGGACAACCCAGCGTTTCTGACACCAATGCGAATATAAAATTCGAGGTGCTCACCCCGGATCGGGATATGGCCGAGAATATTGCGGATCAGGTCGCAATAAAGTTTTTCCTCGATTTTGCGGGCATGATCTATATCTGTGACGCGGAGGTACTGTACGGGCACAGTTTCTGTGGACCAGACGGCTGTTGAATCGAGACGACGTAGGATTGCAGGTTCGATGAATCGAGGCAACCTAATGTCAGAAAACTGTCTGTCAATCGGTTGCCTCTAATTTAAATCAGGTTTGAATCGTCCTTACCACCAAAACCTAACCCATGTTTTTGAACCATACAATTACAGCTTTAAGTTCTGGGATAGCATCCCTAATTGCTCCCATGCCCTTGTTGGCAACTGTCGAGGCAGAAAATTCACCGATTGTTCTGGCTGGAGTTCTGCTGAGTTTAGTAGTGATTTATCTCGCCAGTAAACTCGGCGCGGAAGCGGCTAAACGATTAGATTTTCCACCAGTTCTGGGTGAACTGGTGGCAGGGGTGATTGTCGGGGTATCTGCTTTACACCTGATCATTTTTCCCGAAAGTGGACTTTTCGCCTCAGACTCAGCGGTTATGACCGTGCTGCAATGGATTAATCATCTGTCTCCCGCAGCCCTCACGAGTGTATATGAGTCTCAGAGTGAAGTCATTTCAGTGCTGGCTGAATTGGGCGTAATTATTCTGCTGTTTGAAATTGGTCTGGAATCGGATCTCAGACAACTCAAAGAAGTGGGTACTCAAGCTGTGATCGTCGCCTGTGTGGGGGTGGCAGTTCCCTTTGCCGCTGGCACCGTTGGCTTGATGATGTTATTCAATGTTCCTGCAATTCCAGCAATTTTTGCAGGTGCTGCTTTGACGGCAACGAGCATCGGGATTACGTCCAAAGTGTTGTCTGAATTAGGACAGCTTAAATCCAAAGAAGGTCAAATCATTGTTGGTGCTGCGGTTATTGATGATGTACTGGGAATCATTGTCCTGGCTGTTGTCGCCAGTTTAGCCAAAACGGGTGAGATTGATGTTGCTAATGTCATCTACCTGATTGTGAGTGCAACAGCGTTTCTGATTGGTTCCATCCTATTAGGTGGCATCTTCAACAAAACCTTTGTTGCGATTGTGGAGAAATTTAAAACCCGTGGCAACGTTGTCATGCCAGCATTTATCTTTGCCTTCTTCATGGCATTTCTGGGCAGCGCAATTCATCTAGAAGCGATTTTGGGTGCTTTTGCCGCTGGCTTGGTTCTGGATGAAACCGATGCCCGCAATGAGTTGGATGAACTTGTGAAGCCAATCGCCGATCTACTGGTGCCGATCTTCTTTGTGACGGTGGGAGCGCGGGCCGATCTGGGTGTGTTGAATCCGACAGTGCCTGAAAATCGTGCCGGACTCTTGATTGCCGCATTTTTGATGGTGGTTGCCATCGTCGGCAAGGTGGTGACAGGTTGGGTGGTGTTTGGTCAGCCCGGAATCAATCGATTAGCGATTGGGGTTGGCATGGTTCCACGGGGTGAAGTTGGGTTAGTGTTTGCCGGAATCGGTTCTGCGAGTGGGGTTCTGGATAAGCCGTTGGAGGTATCTATTATTGTCATGGTGATTCTGACCACATTTCTGGCACCACCATTTCTGCGGATCGCTTTTGGTCAGCCAGTAGAACCCCCTACCACAGGAGAAGCTTCGAGTGAGGAACCAATTCTAGCGGGTAAATCTTAGCCTATGCCTTGAGCGCCTCCCACGACTGAAGTACGTGGGATTCGCCATTCATAGTTCATGGCGTTCTACGCAGTGAACCATGAACTAAGCTGCTACGCAGCTTAGTCAGATCAGCCATAATGCTTTGTGTGAATCCTGCGAATGCCTATAAATGCAATATATCTAAAAATGAGATTCACTAGAATCCGTAAATAAAATGAGAATTTATTAGATAAAAAGGAAACTTAATCAAAGAGCGTATATTAGAAGTTATTTGTATCTACGATTACCGACTGACTTAATACTCCTAGGCTTTGGGTAGAAGTTGGATGAAGCCGTAGCAATTATTCTGCTTAGAAGGGTGGAAAATTCTCCTGGGAGTTTGCGATTAGTAAAGATAGCATTCTTCCACAGAGTGAGAAATTTGCATAGGAATTTATCAGCGATCGCGCATTTAACAAATCCCCTACCAAGATAGGCTTGACCTCTCCCCCTGACAGGGTTGTCACCCCCGTCAGGACAAGGATATTAATTGAGCAAGCGATCGCCTAGAGCGCCGGAGATGCGATCGCGATCGCATCTCCATCTAACAACAGCTCTCAACTCTTCTCAGTGCCTAGCAACCTAGCGTACTCGCCTGTGATGATTCCATAACACGAACAGGAAGCGGCTTCTAATTTCTGCCGATTCAGGATGGTAATTCTGCCGCGGTTGTAGCCAATCAGTCCTACCTGTTGAAAGCGGTTAGCCGCCTCCGTGACACCCGAACGTCGTACACCCAGCATCTTAGAGATAAATTCCTGAGTCAGCCGCAACTCGTTTGACTCTACAAAGTCACAGACGAGTAGTAGCCAACGGGCAAGCCTCTGATCGAACTGATGGAGGCGGTTGCAGGCAGCGTTTTGTGAGGCTAGAGCGTACAGCGCTTGCGTGTACCGCAGCAGCAAACTTTGCAGTGAGCCACCCTGCTCAAACTCGGTTTTAAGTAAGCTTGCCTCCATTCTCATGCCAGAGCCTGCTAGCTGCACCATCGCGGTTGCGATCGCGATGTTGTCTCCCAAAGCGGCGGGGATACCCACTACCCCCTCATTACCCACTAAGCCGACTTCGACCATCGAGCCTTCTTCGGGAGTGGAGAGCAAAGAAACTATTCCGCAATGGGGGAAATAGACGTATTCAATTGATTCACCCCTCTTGTGAAGGACTTGCCTCAGAGGAAGCGGGACGCACTCTAGATGGGAAGGCGCTGGTACTCAGCATCTGGCAGAGCGGCTAGCAGTCGATTGACTGCCTGGGGTGAGGCTTCGGACATCGAGTATTAGAAATCTCCTATTTTTTCATGGAATCGTTGTTATAAAAACAACTTACGGCATCAGGAGAAGAATTTAGGTTTTAGTCCGAATGTCAAAAGGTGTTTGTTCACTAGGAACTCAAAAGATGGCTCTTTTATGCTAAATAATTGAAAGTCGGTGCCGCGTCTACCGCAAGCGGTAGACGCGGCACCGAGCTAATAGGTGGGGGTACTGTTCTAGACTCGCATCTTAAGCCAATCGACAATCGTTGGAGGGAGGTCTTAAAGAAAGCCCTCTTGAGAAATGACATTTAATGATTAACGCTAGAATAGTTCAAGCAACCCTCCTAATTTAAAACTAAAAATTGATTCATTAAAATAATAATTCTATAGAAGGATGTCTAATAGACCACAGTATATTAACCTAATCTAGAAGATCAATTTTTTAATGAATGATAAACCTCATTAAAAGTGCGTATAAAATCAAAATTTTGGCTGCTTTGGTACACCTTTTGGGTAGAGTTATGAAACTATAAAGTTTAGTAATTAGCCCTATAGGAAAAAAGTTGCCATTATAGGATTTAAACAAAGCATTTTTTAAGAGATTTGTTGTCGGAAATGCTCTCAGATGAAGGTAGCGATTTAGTTCCCGTTAACTCTTTTAATATTGCTATACAGTATGTTCGGGCAACAAGAAGATCAGATTTTAGTAGAAGCGAGTCCTCTCCCGATTCAGGAAATCCCAGAGGATAGGGCATTAACAGAGACAAAGCTGCCTCCAACTGCAAACCCGCATCTTAAAATTCCCAAGCGAGAAATTCGGACAAGCCTCAAGGCATTAACTACCGAAGGAGCCTTCGCTACAGTCTTTTACAGTATCATTGGCGGCGCGTTGCTCAGTAATTTCTTGCTGGATCTCGGTGCCAGTACAGTGGAAATTGGTCTGCTCGCCTCGATTCCCCAACTGACAAATCTGCTGCAACCGCTGGGAGCCTTTCTGGGAGACCGAATCAAGAGCCGCCACTGGTATTCCTTCTTGATTTTCGGCTCGTCGCGGCTGCCGTGGTTGCTGATTGTGCCAGGGATTTGGTTAATCAGCACCTCTCGTATCCAGCCGCGCCAGTTGGTGCTGTTGACATTGGCAATTATCTGCCTGAGTAATTTCATGGAAGCTTTGGGTCGTGCTTCCTTTCTCAGCTGGATGGCTGTGTTAGTACCGGAGCGATTGCGGGGGCGGTATTTTGGCTTACGCAATAGTGTTGTGACGTTGACCAATCTCATCGGCGTGCCGCTGCTGGGTCTAACGGTATCGAAGTGGCCCGGTGGTTCGCTCCAAGGATTCGGTGCGGTCTTGGTTCTGGGAGTTGTGTTTGCAACACTCAGCCTCGTCTTTCAGTTCTGGATAACTGATGTCAATCCGCAGCTAGTACACGCCGCCGATTCGGATACAGACCACAGTTCGCCCTGGAGGAAAATTTTTAGCTTCCTCAAGGATGGCAATTTTTTGAGGTTTTTGTTTTACTCAGCCTTGTGGAGCTTTGCGGTTAACATCAGCGCTCCCTTCTTTAACCTCTACTTGCTGGGAGACCTCAACTTAGATGTGAGCGTGGTAACGCTCTATAACAGTTTGGGAGCTGGTGCTAACTTGCTGATGCTGATGTTCTGGGGCAAACTGGCTGACCGGATTGGCAATCGCCCACTGATGATAAGTGTGGGAATCTTGGTGGCTCTGACGCCTTTACTGTGGCTAGAAGCTGGAACCGCTCCAATTTTCCTTTGGGCCTGGTTCCCTTTGTTGCACATCCTGGGCGGTGCGACGTGGGCGGCTATTGACCTGTGCAGTGGTAATCTGATGATGTCGGTGACACCGCTACGCAATCAGTCGATTTATTTTGCTGTTGCGGCGGCGGTTCCTGGTATCACTGGAGCAATCGGAATTAGCGTTGGTGGCTATGTCGCGACTGTGACTAATTTTGGTGGCTTGCCAACGGCGTTTGCTCTCTCAGCCGTCCTGCGGTTAATTGCCCTGCTGCCCTTGGTGTTTGTTCATGAGCAGCGCTCTGTGCGCGTGCGTCAGCTAATGAAAGTCCTGATCCCAACACTCAAGCGCCAAGCCGGGGCCATTCAAGCAGGACGCACCAGTTTGAAGCCATTACCATTAATAGAACCTGAGAAAGAAGGTTCACCGGCAAGCTCATCCGCTCAGTCTTAAGATGCCGAATTGACGAATCCCTCCCCGTTCACGAGGAGGGATTTGTGTTCATGTAATCAACTATGAACCATCAACGAGGCGGCTCTCCTCCCACCTCTTTTAAAAGAGGTGGGAGGAGAGCCGCCTTCTTTGATACCCAAACCTGTCACGAAATCTATCTTAGTGAGGATGTTTTAAGAAGCAAAAAAAACAAAGTTCTCTAGTTCGGGTATAATGTAGCATATGTTACAGAAATATACCCATGAATCCTCTAGCCACAGGATTACTGAACGGGGCAGCAATAGTAGTTGAATTTCAACAAACCGAGAAAGATTTAGTATTAAAAGTCCAACCAGAGGATAAGGCATTATCCGAGACGGTACTTCCTGCAAAGCCGCCCTTTAAAATTCCCAAGGCAGAAATTCGGACAAGCCTGCGGGCATTAACGACCGAAGGAGCCTTGGCTACGGTCTTTTACAGTATTATCGGCGGCGCGTTACTCAGTAATTTCTTGCTGGATCTTGGTGCCAGTGCCGTCGAAATTGGTATGTTCGCCTCCATTGCCCAGCTGACGAATCTATTGCAACCGCTGGGAGCCTATCTGGGAGACCGCATCAACAGCCGCAACTGGTATTCCCTGTTGATTTTCGGCACCTCGCGGCTGCTGTGGTTGCTAATTGTGCCAGGGATTTGGTTGGTCAGCACATCTCGTATCCAGCCGCACCAGTTGGTGCTGTTGACATTGGCAATTATCTGGGTGGCTAATATCTTGGAAGCTTTGGGTCGTGCTTCCTTTTTCACCTGGGTAGCTGTGTTAGTACCAGAGCGATTGCGGGGGCGGTATTTTGGCTTCCGCAATAGTGTTGTGAACTTGACCAATCTCATCAGCGTGCCGCTGCTGGGTGTAGCGGTATCGAAGTGGCCCGGTGGAGCGCTCTCTGGCTTCGGTGTGGTCTTGGTTGTGGGAATTGTGCTGGGGATAATCAGTCTGGGCTTTCACTTCTTGATGACTGATGTGAACCCAAAGCTAGTACACGCCGCCACTGAGGATACAGAGCAAGGGGCATCCGGGGAGAGAGTTTTTAGCTTCCTCAAGGATGGCAATTTTTTGAGGTTTCTTCTTTACTCAGGCTTGTGGAGCTTTGCGGTTAATGTCAGCGCTCCCTTCTTTAACCTCTACTTGCTGGGCGATCTCAAGCTAGATGTGAGCGTGGTAACGCTTTATGGCAGCTTGGGAGCTGGTGCTAACTTGCTGATGCTGATGTTCTGGGGTAGACTGGCTGACCGGATCGGCAATCGCCCGCTGATGATAATGGTAGGAATTTTGGTGGCTCTAACGCCTTTACTTTGGTTAGAAGCTGGAACCGCTCCAATTTTCCTTTGGGTTTGGTTCCCCGTGTTGCACATACTCGGCGGTGCAACGTGGGCGGCGATTGACCTGTGTAGTGGTAATCTGATGATGTCGGTGACACCGCTACGCAATCAATCGATTTATTTTGCGATCGCGGCGGCGGTTCCTGGTATCACTGGAGCCATCGGAATTAGCATTGGTAGCTTTGTCGCGACTGTGACTAATTTTGGTGGCTTACCAACGGTGTTTGCTCTGTCAGCCGTCCTGCGGCTGTTTGCCCTGCTGCCCTTAGTTTTTGTTCACGAGCAGCGTTCTATGCCTCTGGGTCAGCTAATGCGAGTCCTGTTCCCAGTCACACAGCCAACAAAGCTGATTGCAGCAAAGGAATAAGTTTGCTCCTAAATCCATGCCTAATCCGGGTCTTGTCCCTGCTGCCGCATCTCACATTCTCGGATAAATTGCGCGATCGCATTTTTCCGATCTTCTGTTAACTCGCTTGTTTCATCGAGGCGGCTGATTCTCTCAAGGATCAAGGATGGTTCAAGATAGGGTTCAACCCACTTAGGGTCAAGTCTGTAGCCTGTTTTTTGCGTCCCGTCTGACCCATACTCACTAAAATCTTTTTGCAGGAACTTCTCCAAGAAATTAACTAGCCCTTCGTCATTATCAATAATCTTTTCAACCCATTGCTTGACTTCCTCTTCTCCTGCCCAAGCTTGCCAATAATGTAATCTTTCAGATAGTTTTGGGGCTTTCAGTAGAGAGTTTTGTTGTGCAGCATCTCGCAGCCGCTTCAAGGCTATTTCTTCAAGTTCTTTAAGGTGTTCTACGCTCTGGAGCCATTCCTCTTCGGGGATAGATTCATCGGCTTCATACTTACCTTGTTCCTGACCCAAGGTTGCTACTTCACCCACGATTATGGATAAGGCTTTACCGTTTGACATTGCCTCTTTCAAGGTTTCAAACCGTGCTTGTTCGTCAATCCGACGCAACAGTTGAGAGATAAGGCGTTCAATTCTAATGTCATTACCAAAATCAAACATCCCCTGGGGTTCGTCTTCCGGAGATAAAAGCTGGTCGCCAACATCCAACAAAGCTTTCACAATTGAAGGAATGCAATGGGTAGGAAGTTCTTTTTCAGTGTAATCCTCAAGCTGTTCAAGAAATGCCCGAACTTGAGTCGTGCCATCAGAGCGTTTTTGATGAGCGAGTTCTACAAGATTTTCTCCAAATGCCTTTGCATCTTTTGTCAAGGCAAAGATTGCTTTAATCTCAGCATCAGAGAATTCATCTTGTGTTAATACCAGACGGAAGTAGTTGGGAAATATATCTAAGCTACAAATACGTAATTGCTTGCGCCATATTGACTCGTCTTGTGCAGGGGAGGAGGTATTACGCCAAACGGTTTCTAATTTAGGAAAAAGGTGCAATAGCAGCCGTTTGATTGGTTCTTTATCCTCATTTTCCAGCTGAGCCAGCCACGAATGGTGAAAATCTTTGATTTCGTCTAATGTCGGAATTAGATAACCTTTGGCATCCGCGGTTCCCGCAAAGAATGTAGGATTTTTGCGGATTATGTCATATATCATTGGGCGAAAAGCCCGCAAGGACTCAATAGCAATGAAGTCAACTGAATTTACCTCACCTTTCACCCCTGGATATGTCACGGTTAAGAGGTTGGTCAGGCGAACAATGTCGCGAGGATTGGTAATAAAGTAGTCTATTCCTTGTAAGTAAACATTGCCCCATCGATTTTGATTGAATAGTTCTTTTGGGGTGTCAGCCAGTATGCCATTGAGTTTTTCAAAAAGTAACCTGCGAAGTGAGGTTTTATCTGGCAGAGGTAACTCAAAAGCAGCTTGAACAATCTGAGAAAGGTAGGTCTCTCCAGGTATAGGTTGTGTATTTCCAAGGGTTTTGATGACAACTTCTTGATCGAAAACGAGCAAATAGACAACGTTAGTAAAATTTGGAATTGCTTTAATAAGGTGAAATAGCTGACTAATATCCTCAGCAGTGAGCCTGTCAATATCGTCAATCGTTACTACGATTCGCGGATGCTGCTGTTCGAGTGTATCTTCGACTTCTTCTTTTAAGTCGGAAGTCTCCTTTTCTTTATCGTCAAATAATCTTACGAGTGCATTACTAGCTTGAGCATAAGGAAGAGGAATTTCAGAAACAACTTTAGCAAGATCGGTTATTCGACTTATGAAGCCTTTGGGGACAGCTTTGAATTTGCTCAAAACTGTCTGTAATTCGTTAATAAAGCGCCTTGTGATGTCTTCGCCCCCTGAAAATAACCAGGGATTAAAAGGGACGATAATAGGTTGTTCGCTCTTTGGCTTTTGCTGGAGATAGTACGTTAAGAAGTTCAATAGTGTCGATTTGCCAAAACCTGAGGAACCGTAAACTGCAATAACGAACCCTTCAGGAAAGTTCATTTGGCAAATACTGTCTGCAAGATGTTTGGCAAAGGGTGCATATCCTAATCGGTCTTGTTTCGGCTCGATTAAGGCGTTGTCTGCCGATGGGTCACTAAAATCCTCTGGCAAGACCTTTGAATCGTTCTTTGTTTGAGCCATGCAGTCTCTCTCTTTGTTAGCTAAGGTGTCCTTGCCATTGAACGTTCGTTTAATTAACATCCCCCTGGCGTGCTGAGTGTGGGGTGTTGAATTACGTCCTAATCATGCGATCGCTTATCTTTATACCAATGCCCATAAAGTATCATCAATGAAGCTCTGCTCTTGTCTACTGTTCGATGGACATTAGCATTAAGGCTGGTTGTGTAGAAGGAACACATTGTCAGTGTTCTAGCAACCTAGCGTACTGACTTTTGATGATTCCATAACACGAACAGGAAGCGGCTTCTAATTTCTGTCGATTCAGGATGCTTATTCTGCCACGGTGGTAGCGAATCAGTCCTGCCTGTTGAAGGCGGCTAGCCGCCTCCGTGACCCCCGGACGTCGTACACTCAGCATTTGAGCCATAAATTCTTGAGTTAGCTGCAACTCGTTTGACTCTACAGTATCAGAGACGAGCAGTAGCCAACGGGCAAGTTTCTCATCGATTTGATGCAGGCGGTTACAAGCCGCATTTTGTGAGGTTAGAGCGTACAGGGCTTGCGTGTACCGCAACAGCAAGCTTTGCAGTACACCACCCTGTCCAAACTCAGTTTTAAGTAAGCTTGCCTTCATCCTCATGCCTGAGTCTTCTCGCTGCACGAGCGCGGTTATGGTCGCGATGTTGTCTCCCAAAAGGTCGGGCATACCTGTAACTCCGTCATTACCCACTATGCCGACTTCGACGTTCGAGCCTTCTTCCGTAGTCGCAATCAAAGAAACTATTGCACGATGGGGGAAATAGACGTATTCGATTGATTCGCCTCTTTTGTAAAGGACTTGCTTGAGAGGAAGCGGAACGTTTTCTAGATGTGGAACAAGGCGCTGGTACTCAGCTTTTGGCAGAGTGGCTAGCAGCCGATTGACTGGTTTGAGTGGAACTTTGGGCATGAGGTCGCGAGGAATTTCCTCGCCTTGAATGTTTTTAGAAAAAACAACTAACAGTATCAGGAGAAGAATTTAGACTCTAGTCCGAATGTCAAAAGGTGTTTATTTACCAGTAAGTTAGAACTTGGCTCTTGTATGCTGCATAATTAACCGTCTGTGCCTAGCAACCTAGCGTACTCGCCGTTAATGATTTCATAACACTCACACGAAGCCGCTTCCAAGTCTTCCCGATTCAGGATGGTAACATTGCCACGGGTGTAGCGAATCAGTCCTGACTGTTGAAGCGTGTGAGCCGCTTCCGTGACACCCGCACGTCGTACACCCAGCATCTGGGCGAGAAATTCATGAGTGAGCTGCAACTCGTTTGACCCTACACGGTCACAGACGAGCAGTAGCCAACGAGCAAGTCTCCCCTCCAGATAATGGAGGCGATTGCAGGCAGCGCTTTGCGTGACGAAGGCGTGCTGTGCTTGTATGTACCGTAGCAGCAGACTTTGCAGTACACCACCCCGCCCAAACTCGGTTTTAAGCACGCTTGCCTTCATCCTCATGCCAGCGCCTGCTAGCTGCACCATCGCGGTTGTAGTTGCGATGTTGTCTCCCAAAGCGGCGGGCATACCTGTAACTCCGTCATTACCCACTAAGCCCACTTCGATCATCGAGCCATCTGCCATCGTTGTGAGCGCAGAAACTATTGCATTCTGGGGGAAATAGACATATTCAATTGGTTCACCAACCTCTTGAAGGACTTGCTTAAGAGAAAGCGAGACTTGATCTAGATTGGGAAAAAGGCGTTGGTACTCTGCATCTGGCAGAGCGGCAAGCAGTCGATTGACTGCTTGGGGTGAAGCGTTAGACATTGGGTATTACGAATCTCCTAGGGTTAACCCGTTGCAAGAAACAACTGACGGCACGGGGAGAGGAGTTTATACCCTAGTCCGAATGTCTTGAGGTGTTTGATGACCAGTAAGTTAGAACCTGGCTCTTATATTGTAGCAAACTGAAATTCTGTGCCGCCTCTACCGCTTGCGGTAGAGGCGGCACAGAGCCAAGAGGTGGGATTATAAAGGGTTGCGATCGCGAAGTGCTGCGGCTTATAGCAGATTGTGTTAGCGCAGCTTTCTGGAAAGCGATCGCGGAGCATCCCAATGAAAGTAAATTGCCCACAGACTTCGTTTGTATAGCTGCGATTTTCAAGATGTTGTTGGCGAATTCGGAAGACCTAACCCCCCAGCCCCCTTCCCTGCAAGGGAAGGGGGAGTCCGGAAGCCCCTCTCCGATCAAGGGGAGGGGTCACAACCTTCGCTAGACCAACAACATCTTTTCAATCGCCAGATATTTTTGCTTGCATTGGAATGCACTCGCGATCGCAAACTTAGATAGCGTCAACTATTCTAGGTTCGCACCTTAAGCCAATCGACAATAGTTGGAGGAAGGTCTCGCTGCACTTTACTGCTGACGTACATCCCAATATGCCCGACTGGGAAGGAGCGCACGGTGTAGTCTTTGCTCCCAATGTACTTCTCAAGAGCCAAGGAGGATGCTGGAGGAACTAGATGATCTTGCTCGGCGTAAATGTTCAAAATTGGGATGCGAATATTCTCCAGATTCACTCGCTTCTCTCCAATCTCGACCTGACCTTTAATCAGTTTGTTTCCCTGGTAGAAATCCTTCATAAACTGTCGATAAGCTTCCCCAGCTTGGTCAGGACTATCGAAAATCCACTTTTCCATGCGAAGAAAGTTGAGCAACTTGTCCTCTGATTCGATAGTATCCAGAAGATCAATATACTTCTGAATTCCTAACTGGAACGGCTTCAGCAGCAAAAACTCTAAGTTCATGAAGTCGCCGGGGATGTTACCCAGAGTATCTACCATTAGATCCACATCTAGCGCTTGGGAACCCAGAGTGCTTCCACCCCAAACATTGAGCAGTCCCTCCTTGATGTGAAAATCAACCGGAGTGACCATAGTAATCAGGTTTTTCACCTTCTCTGGGTAAATGGAACTGTAGCAGAGACTGAAAGCGCCCCCTTGACAAATGCCTAACAGGTTGATTTGCTCTAAGTTGTGGCGATCGCGTAATACGTCCACACAGTTATTGATATAACCATTGATGTAGTCGTCAAGAGTCAAAAAGCGATCGCTTCGACTGGGATAGCCCCAGTCAGTTATATATACATCCATGCCAAGATTGAGCAAATTGGCAACAAGCGATCGCCCTTCCTGCAAATCGACGATGTAGGGACGGTTGACTAGAGCGTAAACGATGAGGATGGGGATGTTCAGCGAATGCTCCACCTTTGGCGTGAAGCGGTACAGCACCACCTTATCTTCTCGGTAAACTTCTTCCTTGGGTGTCACTCCAATCTGAATGTCTTCCTCACGCAGGCGGCTGAAGCTCTCGACACCCTTAAACAGTTTTTGGGTTAGCTCGGTAAAATCGTGCATTGTATCCTCAAGACTCGCTGCGTTGGGATTCTCCTAAAGCTTTTTTAAGGCTTTTAATTTCCTTACGCAGCTCGTAGACGTTACGGTGAATTTCATCAACTTCGCTGCGAGTTGGCAAGTCATTCATCTTCAGAAACACTTCCATTAGCTGTTGCTGCTGGAGCCTGTAGGTCATGGCTGCATTCAAGAATTTCCCCTGAATCTCAAGGGCATTCTCTGAACGGAACGTCTGTGCGAATGCTTGGTCAAATACCCTACTCCAGATTTGCTGAAACTGCCGCCAGTTCTGAAGCGTTTCGCTCTTTTCTTGGGAGGATGCCAATCGCATCAGCTGCTCGAAGGCTCTCATCCAGACATCGACCAGCACTAACTGATAGTCAAAGCTCGCTTTATAGAAGTTTGTCCAGGCATCAAAGCTTTTAAGCAGTTTGTTGTTGAACTCACGGGTATATCCCAGACTTGGGCTTTGCAGTAAGTTGCCAGTCTGTTGATAGTCCCAGTAGAGGTTGTTCAGCTCTATTGATGCAACATCGCCGCCTATCGCCTGAGTCGCCATTTCAAGTGACTGGCGCAGTGGTTCTACCCACTGACCTAACTTTTGCAGCCCCTCCGCATACAGAAGCCATAACTCGGCCTGATTTTGAATACCGTTGGCTGTAGCAGGCGTTTCGGGAGTTGTCACAGGTTTAATAAAATCAATCCAGCTTTCCCAGATTTTCTTTTGAGTCTCAGCCCACATTTTCACCAGATTCTCAGTCTGTTCGACCCAGTAAGTAGCGTCTTTTTCCATTGTTGCTGAACTATTGGTGACGTAGGTGGGCAAAATTTATCTTAGATTTTTTCCTGTGGCAAGTTCTTCACCGTAGGTATGATTAGTGGGAATGCGATCGCATATTACTTGCATAGCCCATTTCTCGTGTTGAGAATCAGCACGCAGCTTGGTACGTATGTAATTGTGCTATTCATCACCATTTATTGACTTATAACTGGATTGCCAACAGCGTTGGCCAATCTCAAAAATAACGTCTTCAGCCTTCCACTTCGGCTTGGTTAGATAGAGTTCGGCGACCTTCTGTTTCCTAGATGTAGAATGCTTAACTTAATCCTATGTTGGTCAGCCGCCGATTCATACCCCTACTTAGTCCAAAGGGAAGATTTAGCCAATAAAAAAAATTAGTAATTATTGA
This genomic interval from Funiculus sociatus GB2-C1 contains the following:
- a CDS encoding P-II family nitrogen regulator, coding for MAKPAKKLVIVTEKILLKKIADIIEEAGATGYTVLETGGKGSRNVRSSGQPSVSDTNANIKFEVLTPDRDMAENIADQVAIKFFLDFAGMIYICDAEVLYGHSFCGPDGC
- a CDS encoding cation:proton antiporter encodes the protein MFLNHTITALSSGIASLIAPMPLLATVEAENSPIVLAGVLLSLVVIYLASKLGAEAAKRLDFPPVLGELVAGVIVGVSALHLIIFPESGLFASDSAVMTVLQWINHLSPAALTSVYESQSEVISVLAELGVIILLFEIGLESDLRQLKEVGTQAVIVACVGVAVPFAAGTVGLMMLFNVPAIPAIFAGAALTATSIGITSKVLSELGQLKSKEGQIIVGAAVIDDVLGIIVLAVVASLAKTGEIDVANVIYLIVSATAFLIGSILLGGIFNKTFVAIVEKFKTRGNVVMPAFIFAFFMAFLGSAIHLEAILGAFAAGLVLDETDARNELDELVKPIADLLVPIFFVTVGARADLGVLNPTVPENRAGLLIAAFLMVVAIVGKVVTGWVVFGQPGINRLAIGVGMVPRGEVGLVFAGIGSASGVLDKPLEVSIIVMVILTTFLAPPFLRIAFGQPVEPPTTGEASSEEPILAGKS
- a CDS encoding Crp/Fnr family transcriptional regulator — its product is MLSTPEEGSMVEVGLVGNEGVVGIPAALGDNIAIATAMVQLAGSGMRMEASLLKTEFEQGGSLQSLLLRYTQALYALASQNAACNRLHQFDQRLARWLLLVCDFVESNELRLTQEFISKMLGVRRSGVTEAANRFQQVGLIGYNRGRITILNRQKLEAASCSCYGIITGEYARLLGTEKS
- a CDS encoding MFS transporter, whose protein sequence is MFGQQEDQILVEASPLPIQEIPEDRALTETKLPPTANPHLKIPKREIRTSLKALTTEGAFATVFYSIIGGALLSNFLLDLGASTVEIGLLASIPQLTNLLQPLGAFLGDRIKSRHWYSFLIFGSSRLPWLLIVPGIWLISTSRIQPRQLVLLTLAIICLSNFMEALGRASFLSWMAVLVPERLRGRYFGLRNSVVTLTNLIGVPLLGLTVSKWPGGSLQGFGAVLVLGVVFATLSLVFQFWITDVNPQLVHAADSDTDHSSPWRKIFSFLKDGNFLRFLFYSALWSFAVNISAPFFNLYLLGDLNLDVSVVTLYNSLGAGANLLMLMFWGKLADRIGNRPLMISVGILVALTPLLWLEAGTAPIFLWAWFPLLHILGGATWAAIDLCSGNLMMSVTPLRNQSIYFAVAAAVPGITGAIGISVGGYVATVTNFGGLPTAFALSAVLRLIALLPLVFVHEQRSVRVRQLMKVLIPTLKRQAGAIQAGRTSLKPLPLIEPEKEGSPASSSAQS
- a CDS encoding MFS transporter; the encoded protein is MNPLATGLLNGAAIVVEFQQTEKDLVLKVQPEDKALSETVLPAKPPFKIPKAEIRTSLRALTTEGALATVFYSIIGGALLSNFLLDLGASAVEIGMFASIAQLTNLLQPLGAYLGDRINSRNWYSLLIFGTSRLLWLLIVPGIWLVSTSRIQPHQLVLLTLAIIWVANILEALGRASFFTWVAVLVPERLRGRYFGFRNSVVNLTNLISVPLLGVAVSKWPGGALSGFGVVLVVGIVLGIISLGFHFLMTDVNPKLVHAATEDTEQGASGERVFSFLKDGNFLRFLLYSGLWSFAVNVSAPFFNLYLLGDLKLDVSVVTLYGSLGAGANLLMLMFWGRLADRIGNRPLMIMVGILVALTPLLWLEAGTAPIFLWVWFPVLHILGGATWAAIDLCSGNLMMSVTPLRNQSIYFAIAAAVPGITGAIGISIGSFVATVTNFGGLPTVFALSAVLRLFALLPLVFVHEQRSMPLGQLMRVLFPVTQPTKLIAAKE